Proteins encoded together in one Deltaproteobacteria bacterium window:
- a CDS encoding MarR family transcriptional regulator — MIKNEKQPSDCYVYLLSKAYQKGQGLVQRRLKKFGLTNIQYVVLEVLWKTEGITASETGKILSIDKATLSGVIERMVDSQWVVKKRDPHDKRLFNLYPSEKANRLKVRLIDARQKANDQFLSGFTLEERVLLRRLLLALT, encoded by the coding sequence ATGATCAAAAATGAAAAACAACCGTCGGATTGCTATGTTTACCTGTTGTCAAAGGCATATCAGAAGGGCCAGGGCCTTGTCCAGAGGCGGCTTAAGAAATTCGGATTGACCAACATTCAGTATGTGGTTTTGGAGGTGCTCTGGAAAACCGAAGGCATCACGGCCAGTGAAACCGGTAAAATCCTGTCGATTGACAAGGCCACGTTATCCGGTGTCATCGAGCGGATGGTCGATTCTCAATGGGTCGTCAAAAAGCGGGATCCGCACGACAAGCGCCTGTTCAACCTGTATCCGTCGGAAAAGGCCAACCGGCTCAAAGTGCGGCTGATCGATGCAAGACAAAAGGCAAACGACCAGTTTCTGTCGGGTTTTACACTTGAGGAGCGCGTTCTGCTCAGGCGTCTTTTGCTCGCACTCACATGA
- a CDS encoding DUF1566 domain-containing protein, translating into MADPLLTTDQVQCYDHRGAVIPCGHAGQDGGRNRSEKRVLSSEKRFRTENGAAIDTLTGQIWSPNANVAEYPLSWPEAHDFISELNKNGYLGFSNWQLPDRHALFSLISHQYVNPALPLHHPFENVFPGYYWSSESCSRLPDQAWYVHFGGGRVFRGMKHGAYLAWPTIPPAREETPRGKPPWEETPKKKRFAVEAPLIFDHRQQTTWLLDHPHLSSPLTWQEALDSVDQINREKAFGCHRWQLPNIRELECLVDLRAHTPALFHNPSLKDTPIQPGYWSSTTSVYEPRYAWVLYTRDGEVGVGFKQKSEFFGIARAQGLLR; encoded by the coding sequence ATGGCAGACCCGTTGCTCACTACCGATCAGGTCCAATGCTATGACCACCGGGGAGCCGTCATTCCCTGTGGCCATGCCGGTCAGGACGGCGGCCGCAACCGATCCGAAAAACGGGTGTTGTCATCGGAAAAGCGCTTTCGAACAGAAAACGGTGCAGCCATCGATACGCTGACAGGACAGATCTGGTCGCCGAATGCCAATGTGGCGGAATATCCCCTCTCGTGGCCCGAAGCCCATGACTTCATATCTGAATTGAATAAAAACGGCTACCTGGGATTTTCAAATTGGCAATTGCCCGACCGGCATGCCCTCTTTTCCCTGATCAGCCACCAATATGTGAATCCGGCCCTGCCGTTGCACCATCCCTTTGAAAATGTTTTCCCGGGTTACTACTGGTCCAGCGAGTCATGCAGCCGTCTGCCGGATCAAGCCTGGTACGTTCATTTTGGGGGCGGCAGGGTTTTTCGGGGGATGAAACACGGAGCCTACCTGGCCTGGCCCACGATTCCCCCCGCTCGGGAAGAAACGCCACGGGGGAAACCACCATGGGAGGAAACGCCGAAAAAGAAACGCTTTGCCGTTGAAGCCCCGCTGATCTTCGATCATCGGCAGCAAACGACCTGGCTGCTGGACCACCCGCACCTGAGCAGCCCGCTCACCTGGCAGGAGGCCCTGGATAGCGTCGACCAAATCAACCGGGAAAAAGCCTTCGGCTGCCACCGCTGGCAGCTTCCCAATATTCGTGAATTGGAATGTCTGGTGGACCTCCGGGCCCACACACCCGCCCTCTTTCACAACCCTAGTTTGAAAGACACCCCAATACAGCCCGGCTACTGGTCCTCCACCACCAGCGTCTATGAACCGCGCTATGCATGGGTCCTGTACACACGCGACGGGGAGGTCGGTGTCGGATTCAAGCAGAAGAGCGAATTTTTCGGCATCGCACGGGCCCAAGGCCTTCTCCGATAG